From Cronobacter turicensis z3032, the proteins below share one genomic window:
- the pbpC gene encoding Penicillin-binding protein 1C — translation MWLADKCWPLPLYEVQPARVVVAQDGTPLWRFADKNGIWRYPVTINDVSPRYLEALLNYEDRWFWRHPGINPLAIARAAWQDLRSGSVVSGGSTLTMQVARLLDPHPRTFGGKLRQVWRAMQLEWHLSKAEILTLYLNRAPFGGTLQGIGAASWVYLGKPPSGLSYSDAALLAVLPQAPSRLRPDRWPDRAQAARDKVLRRMATQGVWSEKQVRESLEEPVWLAPRQMPQLAPLLSRRLVTQRRDTKITTTLDAALQRQLEDLALNWKGRLPARTSLAILVVDHTTMEVRGWVGSADIKDDARFGHVDMVTAIRSPGSVLKPFVYGLALDEGLIHPASLLQDVPRRFGDYRPGNFDSGFNGPVSMSEALVRSLNLPAVQVLEAYGPKRFTARLRNVGLALRFPPTAQPSLAVILGGAGARLDEIVAAYSAFARHGQAARLRVVKGDPLVERPLMSPGAAWIIRRILANEAQPLPDGSLPQVVPLAWKTGTSYGYRDAWAVGVTSRYLIGVWTGRPDATPVAGQFGFASAVPVLNQVNNLLQAGAASAVQQARQPVDPRPASVSAGTICWPGGQHLPAGDSNCRRRLSTWLLDNSEPPTLLAEGQEGSRGIQFPLWLNAKGERVAADCPHVAESRVLLWPLPLEPWLPPGERRAARLPPVSPQCPPVHQQDLVPLLLTGVREGAVLKRLPGQAALSLPLRSQGGGGRHWWFLNGEPLDKEGDSVTLTFDKSGDYQVLLMDEAGQIAAAQFRVE, via the coding sequence CTGTGGCTTGCCGATAAGTGCTGGCCGCTGCCGTTGTATGAGGTGCAGCCCGCGCGTGTGGTGGTGGCCCAGGACGGCACGCCGCTCTGGCGCTTCGCCGACAAAAACGGCATCTGGCGTTACCCGGTAACCATTAACGATGTTTCGCCGCGCTATCTTGAGGCGTTGCTGAACTATGAAGATCGCTGGTTCTGGCGTCATCCTGGCATTAACCCGCTCGCTATCGCGCGCGCGGCCTGGCAGGATCTGCGTTCCGGCTCGGTCGTCTCCGGCGGCAGTACGCTCACCATGCAGGTGGCGCGACTGCTGGATCCTCATCCACGTACGTTCGGCGGCAAGCTGCGCCAGGTATGGCGGGCGATGCAGCTCGAATGGCATCTCTCCAAAGCGGAGATCCTCACGCTCTACCTGAACCGCGCGCCGTTTGGCGGCACGTTGCAGGGAATTGGCGCCGCCAGCTGGGTGTATCTCGGCAAGCCGCCATCAGGACTAAGCTATTCCGACGCCGCGCTGCTGGCGGTACTCCCGCAGGCGCCAAGCAGGCTCAGACCCGACCGCTGGCCAGATCGCGCGCAAGCGGCGCGCGATAAAGTGTTGCGCCGAATGGCGACGCAGGGCGTCTGGAGTGAAAAACAGGTGCGGGAGTCGCTGGAAGAGCCCGTATGGCTGGCGCCTCGTCAGATGCCGCAACTCGCGCCGCTGCTCTCACGGCGGCTGGTGACGCAGCGTCGCGACACCAAAATCACCACCACGCTGGATGCCGCTTTACAACGTCAGCTTGAAGATCTGGCGCTGAACTGGAAAGGCCGTCTCCCGGCACGTACCTCACTGGCGATCCTGGTGGTCGATCACACCACCATGGAAGTGCGCGGCTGGGTCGGTTCGGCGGATATCAAGGACGACGCCCGTTTTGGTCATGTCGATATGGTGACGGCGATTCGTTCACCCGGTTCGGTGCTCAAGCCGTTTGTCTACGGGCTGGCTCTGGATGAAGGGCTTATCCACCCGGCCTCGCTGTTACAGGATGTGCCGCGTCGCTTCGGCGACTACCGGCCAGGCAATTTCGACAGCGGTTTTAACGGGCCGGTGAGCATGAGCGAGGCGCTGGTGCGGTCGCTGAACCTGCCTGCCGTTCAGGTGCTGGAAGCCTACGGACCGAAGCGCTTCACGGCGCGGCTGCGTAATGTCGGGCTGGCGCTGCGTTTTCCGCCTACGGCGCAGCCAAGCCTTGCGGTGATCCTGGGCGGCGCGGGCGCCAGGCTTGATGAGATTGTAGCGGCCTATAGCGCCTTCGCCCGTCACGGCCAGGCGGCGCGTCTGCGCGTGGTGAAAGGCGATCCGCTGGTGGAGCGTCCGCTGATGTCGCCAGGTGCGGCATGGATTATTCGCCGTATCCTTGCGAACGAGGCGCAGCCGCTGCCGGACGGCTCGCTGCCGCAGGTGGTGCCGCTCGCCTGGAAAACCGGGACCAGCTACGGCTATCGCGATGCCTGGGCCGTGGGTGTGACGTCGCGCTATCTGATTGGCGTCTGGACCGGCCGCCCGGATGCGACGCCGGTCGCCGGACAGTTCGGTTTCGCAAGCGCCGTGCCGGTGCTAAACCAGGTCAATAATCTGTTGCAGGCGGGCGCTGCCTCGGCGGTCCAGCAGGCGAGACAGCCGGTCGATCCGCGTCCGGCGTCGGTGTCGGCGGGAACCATCTGCTGGCCAGGCGGGCAGCACCTACCGGCGGGCGACAGCAACTGCCGCCGCCGGTTGTCGACGTGGCTTCTTGATAACAGCGAACCGCCAACACTACTGGCCGAAGGGCAGGAGGGGAGCCGCGGCATTCAGTTCCCGCTGTGGCTTAACGCGAAGGGTGAGCGAGTGGCGGCGGATTGTCCGCACGTTGCTGAAAGCCGCGTGTTGCTCTGGCCGTTACCGCTTGAACCGTGGCTGCCGCCCGGCGAGCGGCGAGCGGCACGTCTGCCGCCGGTCTCGCCGCAGTGTCCGCCCGTGCATCAGCAGGATCTGGTGCCGCTGCTGCTGACCGGCGTGCGCGAGGGCGCTGTCCTGAAACGGCTGCCGGGGCAGGCTGCATTGTCGCTGCCGCTGCGCAGTCAGGGCGGCGGCGGACGTCACTGGTGGTTTTTAAATGGCGAGCCGCTCGATAAAGAAGGCGACAGCGTAACGCTGACCTTTGATAAAAGCGGCGATTATCAGGTCTTGTTAATGGACGAGGCAGGACAGATTGCTGCGGCGCAATTCCGGGTGGAGTAA